aagcccaaactactaatgaaaaaattagactCAAACTATAAATAACAATAGCTATTCATGGACACAAGAGATCCTCATGCTTTCTTGTCATTAAATATAAACCATACCCCAACGGTAAACCCTTAAGTGAGACTTGAGAATTTTATATGGTGTGTCAAAAGCGAATTGAAGATGATGTTCATACAAAATTATGCCGATGTCGTTGAACTTTGGAAATTTTCGTGAATGAGTTTCAGCGCAACTGGGATATTCAAATCTAGATGTATCAAACAGTCATAACTCTGCGATGCTGGACTTGTGAAAGAGCTCGAGTTCAAATTCAAGATCCAAGGAACAAAATCATACGTGTCGGcctttttgcacaatttttacTCTTAGACACTTCATCATGTATAGGTATGCTTGATTTCAGTGATTCGATTATAATCATAACTCATAACCTGCCGATTCACTCCGATCGCTCATGATGCATGAGCAAATGATGAAGGGATATTCACATAGAAGGTTCCCGAACTTTACTCTAATGTTCAATTTGGTCCATAAATTTTTCATTCGTTCAATGGGATCctcgaactttaactcaatgtgcaatacggtcattcaatttttaatttatttaatgtggtcattGAAATTTTGATACATGCTTAATTTAATCTCTGAACTATATaaagatgttcaatattatGTTTTTATAATTCATGTTTATGGCGGTCCAcatgactaaattaatatatacCAATAGACTAGGGAGCCGTCGTGACTTGAGACCTGCAAAATTAAGTATCACCGatatcatattaaaaaatttaaaaatttaggatcacattacacatttaACTAAATTTCAGGAACACGTTATTTGTGCACTTCTTTCAATAATGAAAAACTGCGATTCAGTTCAAGTTCTCGGCCACGGTGATTGAACCGGATGGCCCGACCCGAACCGAACGCTATCGACTTACGTGGAAGTTCTCGCCGGAGATGGGCCCCCCCACAGAATTACTGAGAACCTCCATCGTGTAGGAAGGACAAACCCGTAAATAAATTCATCCCCAGATCTCATTGGCGATTACCACGCGCCACACGCCAGAACTAATCTCGACCTTACACCTGTAACTGGGCACCACCCATGGCTCGACACGAGAATGGTTAATCATCTGACCCTGACGATCGCGACACGTGCTCGGTCGGGGCCCACAGGCTCCCCATCCTCAGCCGTCCGATCCTCTCCTTCGAGGCAACCTCGAGCATTCGCAGAACTGCTATATAAGACCGGCCGCCCCCAGCGGGTAATGGATTCAATCGTTGCCTCCAATTCGAACGATTCCTCCCGAATCGTAACCCTGATATTGTTCGAATTGGGAATGCGGAGAGATGAGAGGCTTTTTGCTGAGAAATCCTGAATTCGGCagccgcgccgccgccgccgccgcttccGCCTccgtcaccaccaccatcgGCGGCCGGAATAGTCACCGGAAACACGTCGAGGACGGGTGAACTCGCCCGGTTCTCGTTTCCCCTCaaatttctttcaatttcaatcTCGGtgtcaagttaaaaaaaaaatcacatcattCGCTGCGAAAGGTTCGATTCTCGCCATGAAAATGGCGGACCCCAAGGGCAGAGACGCCAGTTCCTCGGTCCTCCATGGGAAGTACGAGATGGGCCGGCTGCTGGGGCACGGGACTTTCGCGAAGGTGTACCACGCTCGCAACATCCAGACGGGAAAGAGCGTGGCGATGAAGGTGGTTGGCAAGGAGAAGGTGATGAAGGTCGGCATGATGGAGCAAATCAAGCGCGAGATCGCCGTCATGAAGATGGTGAAGCACCCGCACATTGTCGAGCTGCACGAGGTCATGGCGAGCAAGTCAAAGATCTACTTCGCGATGGAGTTCGTCCGGGGCGGCGAGCTGTTCAACAGGATCTCCAAGGGCCGCCTCCGGGAGGACGCCGCGCGGATGTACTTCCAGCAGCTGATCTCGGCGATCGACTTCTGCCACAGCCGCGGTGTCTACCACCGCGACTTGAAGCCGGAGAATTTGCTGCTGGACGAAGATGGCAACTTGAAAGTCACAGACTTTGGGCTCAGCGCGTTCACGGAGCACTTGAGGCAAGACGGTTTGTTGCACACGACGTGCGGGACCCCGGCTTATGTGGCGCCGGAGGTGATTGGGAAGAAAGGATACGACGGCGCGAAGGCCGACCTTTGGTCTTGCGGGGTTATCCTGTATGTCCTCCTTGCAGGTTACTTGCCCTTTCAGGATGATAACATCATGGCCATGTATAAAAAGATTTACAGGGGAGATTTCAAGTGCCCGCCATGGTTTTCCTCCGATGCCCGGAGGCTTGTTACCAAGCTCCTTGACCCGAACCCGAGCACGCGAATCACCATTGCCAAGGTCATGGAGTCGTCTTGGTTTAAGAAGTCCGTGCCAAAGACGATCAGAACGAAGCAGGAGTTGGAATTCGAGGCCTTTGATGGGGCGGATGCGGCCGAGAAGCCAAAGAAGCAGTCGGAGACCCTGAATGCGTTCCACATAATCTCGCTATCCGAGGGCTTCGATTTGTCGCCGCTGTtcgaggagaagaagagggaggagaaggaggagatgaGGTTCGCGACGACGAGGCCCGCGAGCAGCGTGATTTCGAGACTGGAGGAGGTGGCCAAGGCGGGGAAGTTCAGCATCAAGAAGAGCGAGTCGAAGGTGAAACTGCAAGGGCAGGAGACGGGGAGGAAAGGGAAGCTGGGTATCGCGGCAGAGATCTTCGCGGTGACGCCGTCCTTGTTGGTGGTGGAGGTGAAGAAGGACAACGGGGATACTTTGGAGTACAATCAGTTCTGCAGCAAGGAGCTTAGGCCCGCACTCAAAGACATATTCTGGACATCTCCTGCTGAGAACTCACCCCCTGCATGAGTAGCTGAACCTTTTGTGTTGTCTGAATCAATTGTTTTGTTAATGTTTCTACTGAGAGAGCTCTCAAGATTCATGGAATTTAAAGCAGATTCCTTGTCTACGACTCTCTGTTATGTGATCTGTTGGTGTGATTCTGTGAATTGACTGCATTTTGGTTCTGAGATGGAAATTGTCTCACATGTATCCTTTCTCTGTGTTGGGTTTATGAAGTGAGTTGTCTGTGGCTTTGATAGAAATTTCGGAGCTTTCCTTGCTTTTCTGGTTCAGTCTTTCTGTCATCATTCTCTAGTGGATCGCAATCTACTCCAGAAGCAAAAAagggttttgctttttcttaatGACTCAGCAAGTAAAGGTCATATCTTGCGTTTTGCATTATTATGCATTTCGATCATTCCCAGCAAACATACATGAGATTTTCAAAACTTTGATGACAATGAAGTTCTGGCCCGCTTCAATTATGGCGGTCCCAATTATTGTCCTTCACACGCAATGGGAAAGGTCTTGTCTGCCACACAATTATCCTTCGGCCCACATCCAATTGAACGACAGATTCTTTCGCGTGCTTGCCTTAAAACTGCTCTTGCTTTCGTGATTGGACTTTTGTTTCGAGCCCCTGAAGAATTTCTGCCGTTTGCTTTGTTTCGTTCCAAAGAGAAACAATCTGACAAGAGAGGACGAACACGACAAAATCATACAAAATTAGCAGGTGCATGCGTTTGATGTGAGCTGTTTCTCTCCtgttcttgtttgttttttgcatttttgctaacCAAAGCCATTtggtatttttcatgttttgtcattCTCCGTTCATGTTCAAGTTTCTATCGTTGATAAAATTAGTTCATTTTGTTTtaatgaagaagacagaagtTCGATAGAACAATGTGATAATGTTATTTAGGTACACCAAAACAAAGAAAGTGTGCTATATATCCTGGACATGTTCAATTGTTTTTGACAAGTTGTCTGGCTAGTACGAAAGAAGCTTTCCCTCCTTTTTTGCCAGACTTCTAATCTTAAAAACGCTGGTTGTAAGAACTAGGGATTGCCCTTTTCCAATCCTTACTGCTCAACCTAAAAGCGGACAGCTAATGCATTCCACTTagtgaaaatgattttatgGTCAGTCCGCAACTTCAAGGACGCCATGTGTGGAACTCTCGAGAGCTCCTTAGGATGCATCTCCATTGTGTTTAACCATATATCTATACATATTCTTAGCAAGGAGAGAGTTTTTGCGCAAACTTAGTAATTTTTTACTAAGGGTTATTTTGTTTGGTGACGAAAAGATCGAGAAGGAGGGATCATCGTAGTAATCTATCTAAATCGTGATCATAAGAGTCTTTACTCGTCACAAAATACCTGGTTTAAATCATAATAGATTAACACGCGCCGACCGCAACTTGAGCATAAATAAGTGCGTTATTGATGAAGACCTCTCCTTGACGGCACCTTATTCGAAAACTACTACCACGAACGTTTTCGACCTCACAATCAAGAAGACATTGAAAGCCTCGACGAAGTAAGCTCCCACTACACGACCCATTGGTCATCTCTTTTTCTAGAATTGAAGCATGAATGATGGgatgaaaatctcaattttgttTTCTCATGTCAaacaaacaaagtaaaaatcacAAGCTAAAATCTAGCATGCATCTTTCATGACAGGTAAAACGACATGAACGGTCCATGAATTTTGTTTCAATGTGTGATGttgtctctgaacttttaattcgtaCAATGCGGCTTCTAAATTATTGGTTGATGTTCAAAGTAGTCTTTTCATTCACTCAAATGACAAATTAGACATTATTTGACTACGTTAATTATTGTATGTTAAATTAGAGTATTGACAATAATGAGTCATTacatttcatctttttatccatttactttagaaaatgaaaaagaaaatttagggCATTAACATGTCTATTGTTATTACTACGTGGATTATACATCTCGATTTGGAATGAACATCTCATTTCGACAATTCacatgcaacttttttttttgtccattgttTAAACTTACCGGATTGGAAATCATATTAGCATATTCCGCTAACTTAAATTTACGGAAGAACGGCATTGAGCATTTCATGTAGTTTTAAGAACTAGATTGAACATATATACTAATAGTTCATTGACGATATTAAACAAACTTAGAGTCTAAGAACGACATTGCACGTTGGACCAAAATTCATGATCATTTATGGCGATTTATCTCCATAGAATGTCATTATAACATGCTATGAGAGAAGGAGGTGCGAGCAGTGAGTAATTTTTTTAGTGTGACAATTGACTCATCACCTGTCACGATCTAAGAGGAAGAGAGTTCTGGACAATGCCTTACTTGCCCACGTACATTTTTATAAGCGTAATGCCACTTTCAGTCAATTGTCCTTGCAAAAACAGCGCCTTTGCAGAGATGATTTCAGTACTAGTTTTGGCTAATTAACGTAACTAACTAGCCGGAAATAGGGTACAACATGCAATTTGCATTCACATCCTTTCGCACGGAATCAAAGCAAAGCGGTTTCAGATTCAAGTAGGTGCCGTGCCGAGCCTCAACCCGGTCATTCGCCATTGCTCTCACCCCGGCCATTCGCCATTGCTCGTGAGAGCTCACCTCGCGATGACTTGACGGCATTGGACCTAACTTCAGCAAAATGTAGACCAATTCGCATTGTTTCAAAGTATATTGAGAGGGTCAATATACATTGATATTCTGATTAATGTATCTGCTAAGCATCATCTTTGTCCTGAAATGGGCTTTTAAGCCTTTTAGCCTACTATGATCCAACTTTGTGAACTTGGTACCAAACCCAACTTGAGCGATGATGGCCCATGAAGTTGCAACCCAGAAATCTGCAATTATTTTGTGAATTTCAAAGGGGAAATTTCACACCAGTACCATTGAGATAGCACCGGTTAATCTGACCTAGAGAAATAAATTTGCTATTCCACCAAGTAAATCTTGGCATTTTCAAGACCACATTGTTTGTGACTTAAGCAACTTGGGAAGCACCAACTCTCACATCTGCCATATTAAACTTAGAACAAACATgaaacaaataaatgaaaagactCACCGTTGGCTAAAACCCAAGAATCAAAACATGTTTAAGCCAGGgggtgtttgattttttttaactgaTTACAACACCAAAGAGTTTGAggcccttcttcatcttcatgctGCTCTCATCCTTCATCTCACCCTCCGCTGGCATGATCTCGATGCTTCCCTTGGCCTTCTCACCCAGCCCGCCGCCGTTATTGTCCCTCCGGTGCACATCGATCATGCAGAACGTCCTCCCTTCCTTCCGCGGTTCTCGGTACTCGCACATGTAGAAGGCGACCGTGTCGTTTGCCTTCAGCTCCTTCTCCTTCACGAACCGGTTCCAACCCCTCGTGAACACGAAGCTGTGGCTGCTGCTCCAGTAGCAGTACCGGAACTTCCACGACCGCATCGACCGGTCGTAGAACACCAGCTGCACGTCATCCAGGCCCAAGGTGCGGAGCTGCAGCGGCGCATCGCCCTTCCCGGCCTCCAAGCCCCCCGAGATGCGGGGGAGGTACTTCATGGCAAACTTCTTCGGGATGACGAGCCGGTTCAGCTTCCCCACATCGCTAGGCGTCAGCTCCTTCTGGAAGAGCTGCCTGCACACGAGCCCCCCATTGGGGTGGGCCAGGACTAGGTCGAGGCCCGCCTCCTGGTGGGGTGCGTTGGTCCGAGCCCTCACAAAGTCGGCGAACTTGGATTTGTAGGTGCCGTCCTTGATCATGGTGAGCACGGCCTCGGTGGAGTAGCAGCTCTGGAAGTTGAGCTCCTCGACCGAGAGCTTTGACCACGGAAAATTGCGGTGCGGATCCCCGCTCCGGAGCTTTATGGCGGCGCTGTCGTAGGCCATCGCCGCTTCCTCGTCGGACTTGAAGGTCCCAAGCCAAATTCTCTGGTGGTTGGCGTATATTTGCGCTCCCCAGTGTCCATTCTGTTGCTGGACGACTCCTTTGAATTTCGAGGTCGCACCATTAGGACTCTGCCGAGCGCGCTTATTGCTTGAGCGTGATGGCAAGGCGCTGCCATTTGAATCTGATCCTTCAACTAAGATGTTCCTATCGCCGTTTGATATCACGCTCAATGTTTCCTCCTCCATGGCCATCCTAGGAAgacgaaaaaggaaaacgatcaAAGGATTATAAGTGTCACTATTGATAGAGAAAATGCCCAGAATTTTGACTTCAAAACATTCGACATACTGCCAAGCAAAGTTCTGGCACATGGAAGTTCTGCTAATTGAAATCTAGAGAAGAGTCGAGAAACAACCGACGCATGTGCAATGTGTGTGACAAACATCACAATCATGAATCTACCAAAAACCCCAAGcaagaaaacaaagcaaaagaaaagataaatgagAAGTATCGGATTTGGTAAACAGCCACAAACACCATCAGAATTATATCACCTTGCCTCTTGCGGAAAGTGAAGTATGAATAGTCAATACCAATCATGTCACACAAAGACACAAACATCATTAGATCCAAATGGACTTTCCATCATTAAAAATGGCAAATATCAATCCATGTACAGATTTCCCTAGACCAAACCTTCATGGTCTGATTTCACAATCCCAGTTGCTGCGACTGTGACTGAATCACAAAGctaggaaaaaccaaaaatactACTCATGAGCCTGCATCCAGTATTCACACATATGGCATCAATCCATCTGAGATCAATGACCATTAAGTTGGGCTGATGTTTAACCTAGCATCGCATACAAAATACATGATTCCTGAGATGAATTGGGCTGTGAGCTAGCAACAAACCAGGCAGTGAATATCACATGAACTGATTGTCCATTCACAGAATTTTTATGCATActgaaaaatttgaaacaaatcagaaaaggggcaaatccttcGAGCCAAGCCACTGAAAGAAGTTCATTCTCTACTTTCGATCTGGACGAAAAAGGCATAAACTCTTGATTCCCAAGGCAGTAAATATGAATCTTAGATCAAATTCCTTTTGTAGCCTTCACACCCCTGTATAATTGATGTCTTCGTAAGAGAATAAGAAATAAGGACTAACAACTATATAAGAGATAGCCCCGCGCCTTCCAGCAGCAAATTACGGCTGCAAATTAGAACTCAATCATAACAAAGCTTTAACCATAACGCACTAGTTCCTCTAGAGACtttggaaagggaaaaaaagccAATCCATATTGAAATctaagaaaggggaaaaaaagtcAATCCATATTGAAATCTAAGACAAGCAATCGTGGTCATTCTGTAGAAAAATCTGCCGTCCTTCGAAACAAATTTGAGATCTTTCGAGGAGTTCTAATGAACATCACAGAGCAGACAAATCTAAATTAACACAAGAAGCTAATGCATATAGAACCAGGAAACTCACTCAAAACATTAAGTAATTTTTTGGCAACTTACGTGCAAACTGAATTGAATAGAACAACAGACAGGACGCACCAAATCCACTAAATGAATCCTCCTCTTCAACAAAAAGATGAAGACTGCAAGTGCTATTTCTATCATTGGAATTCAACCGTATTTAAAGTTGCTTGGACCCTTAGGACAGATACAACCTTTAAATTGCATACCATACAAAAAAGTGTGCAGAATGATGAAAAACACAGTTATAACTTGGAAAAAGGTAGAATAAGGAATAGGACAACATCATTTAAACCTGTCACGTTTAAAACTCTCAACATTCTATCATCCTGAATATATGGCAAGTACTAAACGATAGTAAACTATGGGTACCCTCAAACTTTTCGGGTTTTGCATTCTACCACTAAGGAAATTACTTTAATTCTTTACTAACTTGGGAAAGTCTTACAgcaaaaatatccaaaatttttttttgtacattttaCATATTTGAGGAGTTCGATAATAATCGACAAAAGTGAAATTCCAAATGCGTAATGCCATAGTTACCCCAATCATACACAAGTGCATCAACCACATATATTTAGAGTTAAGTACGTATGTGACTAATGTCCACAACATCCATCGACCAAAAGCATGGCTAGAGAAAGTTTCCTCCAAACAAGAGATGAACAAAAATATAGCACTTCCAATTTTCCCTCACATTGCACTATTAATTGCTTGCGAAATAGTAAAAAGACGACTCAGACTTCCAACAGTGGCAAGGTGTTGGGAGAGGGTCATTTATTATATATGGCCTTGCCCTTGCTTTATCTACTAAGAAGCTGTTTCCACGACTCAAATCCATGATCGTTAGGTCAGAAGTGGGACTTTATCATTATGCCAAGGCTCACTCTCAAGACGACACTCTAACATCACTCTCCCCTTCTTAAGAAGAAATATGAAACAAACTAATCCATCTTCTTGTGTCATCCCTCAATAAAAACCGGCAAGTCTATACAATGTCAAAGATAGCTAGGTAAATTAATCATCGATCCATTGCAAGTCTACGCTCAAACAAACTAATTCATCTTCTTGTGTCATCCCTAAAAAAAAACTGGCAAGTCTATAAAATGTCAAAGATAGCTATGTACATTAATCATCGATCCATTGCAAGTCTACGCTCAAACTCCTCCTCCTTCCaacccccttctttttttctccccaaATCGTCAATTTTCAATCATTTACCCATTCCTCCATTGCCCAACCCATGACTGCAACCACTGGCGGCGCTTGAAATGTCTTAGATTCTAAAGATCTCTACTAAACCCAACTTTATGAAAAGATAGATTGGCATACACTACTTAGTCATGTTGttagtttttattaattaaGAGTTTCAGGGACCATCAAAGCACCGGCAAGAAACTCTAACTAAGTCACAACCTAAATTTGCTTCTCAaagacataaaagaaaagaagccacTGTTGCGCCAAAAGTATGGTTCTACTAAACCTAATGCAGTAATATATAAAGGGCATAGGGGACGTGTTGAGCAAATGCAAATCCATTTGTCTACAATAAGTCCAATGGCAAAGGACTTTGATCATGATGACCCAACAAAAGATTGGCCACAGCACAACTCTGATTAGTGCAATAGTCTAACATTGCACAATTCAAGTGAAggtaataaaattaggaaaatagcttaaagaaaaatttaagattgcaTAACTCTAGATAAGATAAAGCAAAAGACCCTTGTCAAAAGTGTACACTGCATGAACTTCAACTAAAGCTTCAAATGCAGATAAAATATGTAAACTTACACCACACTAACCGACATAAACTAAGTTCTTTGGCAATCGTACTAATTTGACAGAAGAGTAATCACCTTTTACTACCACACTAGGTGCGCATGGGAGTACTTGCAAAATCAACAAGACTAAGCGGGTTCCAAGCTGAGTACATAAATCACATGTAGGTTGTAGGTTCCAAAAGTTCAGAACCAATCCGAACAGGCATCTGTAATAGGGTACGGCGTCATATACACCTCGTAGTCAATCCGGATCTCATACCCTCTATAATGATTTCATGTGTCAGTACACCGGCCACACGGCTACGTGGTTCAAGCAACCGATAATGTTATCCAGCTTAAAATTTGAAGTAACTTATTTGTTTTGGTTTGTTACACCATCTCATTGCCACGTGATGCAACCATCCCATGAAATACCTTCTCCCTGTGTAAGCCACTATGCACAACTATACATGGTATTCCATAAGATACTTTTTAAAAAGATGTGTGTGCAGTGCATGAACACAAAAATCTGATTCAATCTTAGTGATTCATGTCTTCTACACAAACATTGATATGAAACTTGTAGAATTATCTCATGAGATGAAAAAATTTCACTGTTGTGCTTGCTATGTTTCATGACTCTTTATGTTATTCACGTAAATTCATCTTCTAGTACATGATATACTTCcttttcaaagttcaaagaaatgatcagggtacttggaaccaatGAAACCGACAGATTCCGTGTTTGGGAATGGTTCTAGGAACTTAAATAGCGTAGTTTTTAGGTCGCAAAAATTGTGAATTGGTCGATAGGATAATTCTAGAGTGTGGAAAATACCTACTGATATCAGGAATCAGATTCAAATTGCAAAagaatctttcttcttctaccaTACTTCATTGATAACCAAGAGTATTGAAGAAAAGCCGAAAAAGGACACACAGGTTTAACTTGAAAGGATGGTGTAACAGTtttcaaatcaaaagaaatatacatAATTGACAAAGCCCATAATTGGCCAGAAGAGGAAAATTTCCATAATgctaagaaagagaaataaagaaattagcCACAAACACTAGCCTAGCAAAATCTAGACTCTAGATCGTGCAATTCAAATGGTTAACACTATGAGATAACAAGGTCTTTAAGCACTAGAACCTTGCCAAGTAGTCCTTCATCAAGTGATATCGTAATAACGCACCCTCCAAGACACATAAAGTAAACCAACATGGGTCAAACGCCATTAAGAGGAAATCTCAATTTGGGTGCCAAGATTCTTCCACTTAACAATGGCTTTTCGTACAGCATCGGCTTCAATAGTCACTAAAGAAGAGAGACTATGGTATAACACAGTAATATATTACTCACCTCTTTTATGGCCCATTAAACCGCCTTTCATATCGATAAATCTCACAATAAATTCAAGAGGGAGAACATAAGACTAATCACTAACAAATTTTCCCGCTAAGAATAGGCATGTCCAAATAACATGGACAAGTAAATCCTCAAAGCGTCATCCTCGAGACAACCTATCCATGATATTCAAATTATCAGCAGCCcggaaaagaaattattaagcGTATACTTCTCTTCGGCCAAGTTAAGTCTaaattggaaaagaagaaactctTAGCTTTTGGCCTCTCCACTTTCAAAATCTAGCAACCTATTACTTCCCCCAAAGATCCGAATTTCATCATAAATGGGGAAAATCCAGCAAGACCCGCGAAAGGGCTCAATTCGAAATCAATGCTCCGCTGACAGAGATTTAGGGAAAAACTAACTAAGAGAGATTAATTAattctagtaaaaaaaaaaaccgaaacttTTGTTCTAAACTCTGATTGAATCTATGGTCATATCAAGTTTCAAAGTTCATCCGGCATCTTTGCTAATGCCAACCAGCTTGACACTCACATCCTTGGCTCCCACTAGTTCAAGCAGTCCATGAACCAAGCAAAAGCTAAACACACATAAAATCAAACGAAATCGAAAACAGCAGACCACACTAAGAAGC
This genomic interval from Rhodamnia argentea isolate NSW1041297 chromosome 4, ASM2092103v1, whole genome shotgun sequence contains the following:
- the LOC115752630 gene encoding CBL-interacting serine/threonine-protein kinase 6, which encodes MADPKGRDASSSVLHGKYEMGRLLGHGTFAKVYHARNIQTGKSVAMKVVGKEKVMKVGMMEQIKREIAVMKMVKHPHIVELHEVMASKSKIYFAMEFVRGGELFNRISKGRLREDAARMYFQQLISAIDFCHSRGVYHRDLKPENLLLDEDGNLKVTDFGLSAFTEHLRQDGLLHTTCGTPAYVAPEVIGKKGYDGAKADLWSCGVILYVLLAGYLPFQDDNIMAMYKKIYRGDFKCPPWFSSDARRLVTKLLDPNPSTRITIAKVMESSWFKKSVPKTIRTKQELEFEAFDGADAAEKPKKQSETLNAFHIISLSEGFDLSPLFEEKKREEKEEMRFATTRPASSVISRLEEVAKAGKFSIKKSESKVKLQGQETGRKGKLGIAAEIFAVTPSLLVVEVKKDNGDTLEYNQFCSKELRPALKDIFWTSPAENSPPA
- the LOC115752633 gene encoding AP2/ERF and B3 domain-containing transcription factor At1g51120-like produces the protein MAMEEETLSVISNGDRNILVEGSDSNGSALPSRSSNKRARQSPNGATSKFKGVVQQQNGHWGAQIYANHQRIWLGTFKSDEEAAMAYDSAAIKLRSGDPHRNFPWSKLSVEELNFQSCYSTEAVLTMIKDGTYKSKFADFVRARTNAPHQEAGLDLVLAHPNGGLVCRQLFQKELTPSDVGKLNRLVIPKKFAMKYLPRISGGLEAGKGDAPLQLRTLGLDDVQLVFYDRSMRSWKFRYCYWSSSHSFVFTRGWNRFVKEKELKANDTVAFYMCEYREPRKEGRTFCMIDVHRRDNNGGGLGEKAKGSIEIMPAEGEMKDESSMKMKKGLKLFGVVIS